Proteins from a single region of Streptomyces sp. Tu 3180:
- a CDS encoding metallophosphoesterase — protein MAIVFVLVALLVLAVLVTGNWYVWRRLFRDTTRGPGPVRRAGAAVIAGGWALTVAAFVAERGGAPFRLQQVLAWPGFLWLALSLYLLLAVLAGELVRPVLRRVLERRARTAQAAERPEPAPVPAGAATAAPAARPVAADPAPATESATPEPAAPAPGSPRPDGPEDTGETPGTGAPAGPSRRLFVSRVVGGAAAAAALGTVGYGTYGVLRGPQVKRVTVPLAKLPRAAHGYRIAVVSDIHLGPVLGRGFAQKVVDTINSTQPDLIAVVGDLVDGSVKDLGPAAAPLARLTARHGSFFVTGNHEYFSGAEQWVDEVRRLGLRPLENARTELPHFDLAGVNDVAGEDEGQGPDYARALGDRDRSRACVLLAHQPVQIHEAVDHGVDLQLSGHTHGGQLWPGNLVAGAANPTLAGLDRYGDTQLYVSRGAGAWGPPTRVGAPSDITVIELASTRA, from the coding sequence GTGGCCATCGTTTTCGTACTCGTCGCGCTGCTCGTCCTGGCCGTCCTGGTGACGGGCAACTGGTACGTGTGGCGCCGGCTGTTCCGGGACACCACCCGGGGCCCGGGCCCGGTGCGCCGCGCGGGCGCGGCGGTGATCGCCGGCGGCTGGGCGCTGACGGTGGCCGCCTTCGTCGCCGAGCGCGGCGGCGCCCCCTTCCGGCTCCAGCAGGTCCTGGCCTGGCCCGGCTTCCTGTGGCTGGCCCTGTCCCTCTACCTGCTGCTGGCCGTGCTCGCGGGCGAGCTCGTACGGCCCGTGCTGCGACGGGTCCTGGAGCGGCGGGCGCGGACCGCGCAGGCGGCCGAACGGCCGGAACCGGCGCCGGTACCGGCGGGAGCGGCGACCGCCGCCCCGGCCGCGCGCCCGGTGGCCGCGGACCCCGCCCCCGCGACCGAGTCCGCCACCCCCGAACCCGCCGCCCCGGCACCCGGTTCACCGCGCCCCGACGGCCCCGAGGACACGGGGGAGACGCCGGGCACCGGCGCCCCCGCCGGGCCCTCCCGCCGTCTGTTCGTCTCCCGGGTCGTCGGCGGGGCCGCCGCCGCGGCGGCCCTGGGGACCGTCGGCTACGGGACGTACGGCGTGCTGCGCGGGCCGCAGGTGAAGCGGGTCACCGTGCCGCTCGCCAAGTTGCCGCGCGCGGCGCACGGTTACCGCATCGCGGTGGTCAGCGACATCCACCTGGGACCGGTCCTCGGCCGCGGTTTCGCCCAGAAGGTCGTCGACACGATCAACTCGACCCAGCCCGACCTGATCGCGGTCGTCGGCGACCTGGTGGACGGCAGCGTGAAGGACCTCGGCCCGGCCGCTGCCCCGCTCGCGCGGCTGACGGCGCGTCACGGGTCCTTCTTCGTCACCGGCAACCACGAGTACTTCTCCGGCGCCGAACAGTGGGTCGACGAGGTGCGCCGCCTCGGCCTGCGCCCGCTGGAGAACGCCCGCACGGAACTCCCGCACTTCGACCTGGCGGGGGTCAACGACGTGGCCGGCGAGGACGAGGGTCAGGGCCCGGACTACGCGCGGGCGCTCGGGGACCGGGACCGTTCACGCGCGTGCGTGCTGCTCGCCCACCAGCCGGTGCAGATCCACGAGGCCGTCGACCACGGCGTCGACCTCCAGCTCTCCGGCCACACCCACGGCGGCCAGCTCTGGCCCGGCAACCTCGTCGCCGGCGCCGCCAACCCCACCCTGGCCGGCCTGGACCGCTACGGCGACACCCAGCTCTACGTCTCCCGCGGCGCCGGCGCCTGGGGCCCGCCCACCCGGGTCGGCGCACCGTCGGACATCACGGTGATCGAACTCGCGTCGACGCGGGCCTGA